A region of Geobacillus sp. 46C-IIa DNA encodes the following proteins:
- a CDS encoding CatB-related O-acetyltransferase, translated as MVNLVKRLLRMIYLKYKYRWATIDSFYVDRTLKISKGARINKGVIIGKNVTIDEYTYINNNSVIFNTKIGKFCSISYNCMIGLPDHPIKHISTSPFIYSENNILQIPRSFEESKNQTIIGNDVWIGAGAIVMSGVSIGDGAIIGAGSIVTKDVPPYAIAVGNPAKVIKMRFDKNQISFLEQFEYWNNYNTKKEELVQLVLKKENWIESIKQ; from the coding sequence ATGGTAAATTTAGTTAAACGATTGTTAAGAATGATATATTTAAAATATAAGTATAGATGGGCTACTATTGACTCCTTTTATGTTGATCGAACCCTTAAAATATCCAAAGGTGCTAGAATTAATAAGGGGGTAATAATTGGGAAAAATGTTACGATTGATGAATACACATATATAAATAATAATTCAGTAATATTTAATACTAAGATAGGAAAGTTTTGTTCAATCAGTTACAATTGTATGATTGGATTACCTGATCATCCTATCAAGCATATAAGTACCTCACCGTTCATCTATTCCGAAAATAACATTTTGCAGATCCCAAGGAGCTTTGAAGAATCAAAAAATCAGACGATAATTGGAAATGATGTCTGGATCGGTGCTGGTGCAATAGTTATGAGTGGGGTATCAATAGGAGATGGTGCGATTATAGGTGCGGGTTCAATTGTAACGAAAGATGTACCTCCATATGCTATTGCAGTAGGTAACCCTGCCAAAGTAATTAAAATGAGATTTGATAAAAATCAAATAAGCTTTTTAGAGCAATTTGAATATTGGAATAACTATAATACCAAGAAAGAGGAACTTGTCCAGTTAGTATTAAAAAAGGAAAATTGGATAGAAAGTATTAAGCAGTAG